The following nucleotide sequence is from Roseivirga sp. BDSF3-8.
TTCATTGGTGAGGAGGTTGGGCTCAATGGAGGAAATACGTAGCCGGTCTATACCCTCTACCTGATCCAGGGCTTTTACCAATTCTGCAAATCGCTCTTTTCTACGGCCATCCTGAATACCAAAGTCCCCGATGTTAACTCCTGTCAGAACCACCTCTCTTACATCTGTATCTGCTATCTTATTAGCTTCAGCTACAATATTTTCTATACTGTCACTCCGGCTCTTGCCCCTGGCCAGGGGAATGGTGCAAAATGTGCAATGATAGTTACAGCCGTCCTGTACCTTGAGAAAGGTACGGGTACGGTCGTGCATGGAGAAGGCGGTGTGAAAAGTTGTCGCATTTTCCACCTCAGATGCCAATACCTTGGTTTCAGGCTCTCTTACAAAGCCGTCAAGTAACTCTACTAATCTGAATTTTTCAGCAGCTCCTAGTACAGCATCTACTCCGGGAATGGTGGCAATTTCCTTAGGCTTTAGCTGTGCATAACACCCAATGATAGTGATGTAAGCATCGGGAGATATTTTACGCGCTTCCTTTACAACCTTCTTACATTTCTTATCTGCATTTTCTGTTACAGAACATGTGTTGATGATGAAAATGTCAGGAGTGTCGGTAAACTCCACCTTCTGGTAGCCCTTGCTTTCGAACATTCTCGAAATCGTGGACGTCTCTGAATAGTTTAGTTTACAGCCGAGTGTATAAAATGCAACCTTTCTCATTTGACCTGCAAAATTAGGTATTTTCTTTCGAATTGAGAAGCTGAAAGGAGCAACAGGCTTGCGATCGAACTAGTTCTAACCCCCAGGTCATTGGATTGTTTAGATAAACTCTCTAAAGAGGCTTATTTTTTTGCTAAAACTGCAAATTTTATATTAATGGGGTTAAAAAACGGGGCTGATCAATCATTTTAGTGTAAATTGTATTACTTTTGGGTAGTAAATCAACTCTTTTTAATTTTTCATGGCAAATATTAGGTTCAACG
It contains:
- the mtaB gene encoding tRNA (N(6)-L-threonylcarbamoyladenosine(37)-C(2))-methylthiotransferase MtaB, which translates into the protein MRKVAFYTLGCKLNYSETSTISRMFESKGYQKVEFTDTPDIFIINTCSVTENADKKCKKVVKEARKISPDAYITIIGCYAQLKPKEIATIPGVDAVLGAAEKFRLVELLDGFVREPETKVLASEVENATTFHTAFSMHDRTRTFLKVQDGCNYHCTFCTIPLARGKSRSDSIENIVAEANKIADTDVREVVLTGVNIGDFGIQDGRRKERFAELVKALDQVEGIDRLRISSIEPNLLTNEIIEFVSQSKRFVPHFHVPLQSGSNKILRKMRRRYLRELYVDRVDKIKQLMPDCCIGVDVIVGFPGETEADFLETYEFLNKLDISYLHVFTYSERVNTPAAEMDEVVPDKERQRRSKMLRILSDKKRRHFYEKQAGKTATVLFEDDVADGMMHGFTENYVRVSAKYDPVLINELKTVKLTTIDTKGHMLADEFVPEEIETMHGRAVAIS